attgtcattaagttccaagtacttttcaatgcatcccctcacccttaagcacaccccctcatccgccattagtcccatatccattctccagggtggacgccatcttgtttcctcccctatctccaagtctaaccagtgtggggcatgatccgaaatggctatagccatatattccgttcccctcaccctcgggatcaatgccctacccaacacaaaaaagtctatgcgtgaatagactttatggacataggagaaaaacgagaactccttactcctaggtctactgaatctccacgggtccacccctcccatctgctccataaaatccttaagcaccttggctgctgccggcctcctaccagtcctggacttcgacctatccagccttggttccaaaaccgtgttgaagtctccccccattatcagctttccggtctctaggtctgggatgcgtcctagcattcgcctcataaaattggcatcgtcccaattcggggcatacacgtttaccaacaccaccatctctccctgtaatttgccactcaccatcacgtatctgcccccgttatccgccactatagtctttgcctcgaacattacccgcttccccactaatatagtcacccccctgtttttcgcatccagccccgaatggaacacctgccctacccatcctttgcgcagcctaacctgatctatcagtttcaggtgcgtttcctgtaacatgaccacacctgctttaagtttcttaaggtgtgcgagtactcgtgccctctttatcggcccgttaagccccctcacgttccacgtgatcagccgggttggggggcttcccaccccccccccttgccggttagccatcatctttttccagcttctcgcccagttcccacgcggctgtatttctcccagacggtgcccccccgcccatcctttcccgcacccactcccccctttccccagcagcagcaaccccgtaattcccccctccccccccccccccgctagaccccccgctagcgtaattactccccccatgttgctcccagaagtcagcaaactctggctgacctcggcttccccccgtgatcacggctcgccccgtgcggcgtcccctccttcctgcttctctattcccgccataattatcatagcgcgggaaccaagcccgcgcctctccctcggccccgcctcccatggccaacgccccatctcctctccctccccacctccccccatcaccacctgtgggagaaagaaaagttaccataccgcaggattaatcatacaatccctcttcgcaccccccccccactcgtcccaccactttgtccaaacgttcattttcgtagtgcaatcattccaatttttcttctacaataaaagtccacgcttcatccgccgtctcaaagtagtggtgcctcccttgatatgtgacccacagtcttgccggttgcagcattccaaactttatcttttttttgtgaagtaccgctttggcccgattaaagctcgccctccttctcgccacctccacactccaatcttgatagacgcggatcaccgcgttctcccatttactacaccgagttttcttcgcccatctaaggaccatttctctatccttaaaacggagaaatctcaccactatggctctgggagtttctcctgctctcggtcctcgcaccataactcggtatgctccctccacctgcaacggacccgtcggggcctccactcccattaacgagtgcagcatcgtgctcacatatgccccgacgtccgccccctccacaccttcaggaaggccaagaatcctcaagttgttcctccttgcgttattttccagtgcctccaacctctccacagatcgtttctggtgtgcctcctgtatctccgacttcaccaccaggccctgtatgtcgttttcattctctgctgctttcgccttcacgacccgaagctcctgctcctgggtcttttgttcctctttcagcccttcaatcgcctgtaatatcggggccaacaactctttcttcatttccttttttatctcctccacgcagcgtttcaaaaactcttgttgttcagggccccatatgaaactgccaccttccgacgccatcttggtttctgcttgccttccttgccgttgttccaaaggatccgctgcaatccggccactttcctctcctttttccatccgtgtccagggggaacacccttctggtttaccgcacggtgttttcagccgttaaaattgccgttggggctcctatcaagagcccaaaagtccgtttcacagggagctgccgaaacgtgcgactcagctggtcatcgccgcacccggaagtctcgaaaCAATAGATGTTGaccattagtttgggaattgaaaaAAGTAGAGGGTTATTATAAGCACCGTAGCTCAGGACACACTTGCACTGTGAATATTTGAAAAGAACGCCTGTATAAGGGAACATCGGTGAAAAATGTGCCATGAGAATGCTGTACAGATAACTGTTTGCTCTGGGACAAGGTCCATTTGACAAAGAATGTCATGGAAAAGAGGTTGAGGATTGATCTCGCGAATATAAAAGAGATGTTGGAAAGGAAGGAGATTTCTAAAATAAAATGGGTTGTACAAGTCACCAGTTGTCAAATTATTTCACAAAagaaattgggctggattctccgccctgctgcgccatatttctgccccgacccgccagcggaatactccgttacgccggctggtcaatggggcccattttggggcagccccatgcaaaacccccgggtgccggcaaaacagagaatcccgccggcggagaatcccgcccatgttcatTCCTGAGTTGCCAATACTGTTTCTAAATATGTGGCATCGCGGCATAAGGCATAACTAGACACGGTTAATATTTAATTATCACCTCAAGTCTCAAATTAGTCCAAGTAAAGGTGCCTGTATTTTCATTTAATTGGTTCAGAAATCAGCATTTTATTTTactgtgtaagggtccttcctgtttattccgtcATTTccgctttcttttattttgctgttatcatttttggtccatggatgattaatggacaggtatctttaagtcaagcagcagagggaatgactaattcagaagttacaggtgaGAACACTCTGTtagtctctgctagtttgaacaggagaccTCAGACCTGTCAGTACCAGACAGAAAGCTGGGATGGGACTCGATGGTCCCACCTCAGAACATGATACACAAAGGCAAGGaccttctctctctgtcttcagaaaggctgtgagtgctgcatTCATGAAGCTACAGCGAACCTGAATGAATgcatctacaggaaaaccattacaggctgcaggcAAAGACCAGAACGCTCaccctctccagaaaggctgtgagggctgtatttctgaaactacagagacctgaatgtatCCACAATGAAAACCTCAAATTTGGGGCTCCGGTCCGGAATATTTGGAATGGCAAACAGAGAAGTTTGGGTTGCAGTATAAATTAAACAGAGACAGCAGGACTGGGATTCTCTGAGCTCCCGCCCCGCAATCACAcctggcgcgggggcagagaatggggcgtcggatCCACGATGCCTTTGTGCTATTGTCTGGCGACCGGAAAATCGTTGCCAGCTGTGCGCGCGCGGTCAAtgcagcgccggtcggggaccattgaaagaggcctCACTGCGATTCTCCATGGTCGACTGGCCGAGTTCTTACCGGCGTGGTTcttgtatggttccacccggcaggagcttggcttcgcggctgcggtggccgtcctgtgggagggtggggggatcagtctccagggggggcctccacaatggccaggcccgcgatcgcgagccaccgatcggcgggcgggcgtgATCtgtgggggcctaccttcttctgtgccagcccgctgtgtgggtccaccatgtcacGCGGGGCCACAGCCAGAAGTACAGGGCCCCATATCAGCAGCAGGAGCTGCGTGGAGCAGTCGggtgccctgctagcccccttaaaaCAGAGAATTtggaaaaaagtccagagtgagtCGTGCCCGTTTTCTGCTGTgcttggagacatagccccattattggagaatcctggcccaggtttGCAGTGATAAATAGGATGTCCCTGGAAGCTGCTAAGGGTTTCCTTCAGGTGGAAAACTCTtatctctggtttatttaaaagagcttCAAAAACACAAGCTGGTCGAATTGGCATTGAAATTAAACATAGAGGAATCAGCTAGAGCTTGGAAGGGGGAGATAACTGACAAGActgctcaacatttaaatttgaaagagacGCTAGAAACACAGGAGGACGCACAAAGTAGTGTAGCAACACACATTTACTGGCGGGGAAATTGAGCCAGAGAGAATTTGGTTGCAGTTAAAGTGTGAAAGGGAATTTAAAAAGAATAGAAAAGAAATGGAGATGCAGCAAAAAGGAAAAGAAATGGGGATAGAAATGAGGAGATTGGAATTAGAGACAGGGGTaaaaggaaaggagagagaagTTCCAGATGAAAGAACAGGAAATTAGAGGGGAGCTGCCAGAAATTAGAGGGGAGCTTAATCTTAAAACGGAACCAGTGGCGATATGTTTACAAAATTCCAAAATTTGAAGAAAAGGAGGTTGAAActtttttagggcttttgagaatATAGCAACCCAAATGGATAGGCCATGAGAAAAGTGAGTGGGCATTACCCATCCAGAGTAAAAAGActattctgggtgcatatgaattggttcccgAAGCATATAAGCAAGGGTTTCGGAATTTAAAGAGACGGCCAGGACAGAGGTGAACTGaatttaacataagaacataagaacataagaccaaggagcagaagtaggccatctggcccctcgagcctgttccgccgttcaatgagatcatggctgatcttttgtggactcagctccactttccggctcgaacaccataacccataatccctttattcttcaataaactatctatctttatcttaaaaagatttaatgaaggagcctctattgcttcacttggcaaggaattccatagattcacaaccctttgggtgaagaagttcctcctaaactctgataaatctacttccccttattttgaggctatgtcccctagttctgctttcacccgccagtggaaacaacctgcccgcatctatcctatctattccattcataattttatatgtttctataagatcccccctcatccttctaaattccaacgagtacagtcccagtctacgcaacctctcctcataatccaaccccttcagctctgggattaacctagtgaatctcctctgcacaccctccagtgccagtacttcctttctcaagtaaggagaccaaaactgaacacaatactccaggtgtggcctcactaacaacttatacaattgcagcataacctccctagtcttaaactccatccctctagcaatgaaggacaaaattccattcgccgccttaatcacctttgcacctgtaaaccaactttttgcgactgatgcactagcacacccaggtctctctgcacagcagcatgttttaatattttataatttaaataataatcccttttgctgttagtcctaccaaaatggataacctcacatttgtcaacattgtattccatctgccagaccctagcccattcacttagcctatccaaatccctctgcagacttccagtatcctctgcactttttgctttaccattcatcttagtgtcgtctgcaaacttggacacattgtccttggtctccaactccaaatcatccatgtaaattgtgaacaattgtgggcaatttgaaaggattaagcagaacaattttgataggtgggtacaagcattgggagttgcaactacctatgaggctctgagagatgtCATTTTCTTcgaggaatttaagaattccctaaCTTCAATGACAAGAACCCTTGTTGGAGACCAGAGGGTGAAGAGTGATAAGCAGCAATTACGGCTGACAATTATGAGCCAATCCATAAACTCAAAGATTTGTTACATAATTTTGAAAAGaatagggagtgtgagagtgaaagggaggcaggtagccaaggtaaagaTTGGAAAGCTGGGTGTGTTTCTAGagctcctcctcagaccaggaagtaAGGTACTGAGGGTGGTGATAAGACTTGGTGTAACCATTGTAATAAGGTGGGACACGTTCGTTCAGCATATTGGAAGTTGCAAAGAAAGCCAATGGGCTTTGTGAGCGTCCATAAGGAGGATTTTGAAAAGGGTttgttgcatatttcattacagttcttgttatttataacaaggaattgtgtttgcatttacaaacctggtgactataattattgggcagccaagggcaaaagactttgggtattttttgaAGAATtgttgattaattcacttgtgtaatgactctgggtcaaatggggctgggattgactgcacAGAAGCCCAGAGTGCTGTGAAAACTGTTAATCATTTCTTATATGGAATGAATAGGTCGCATTCCAATGGAATTTAAAAGCCCATGGAAAGGAAGGAGCTCTATTAACTTGATGATATTTTCTTCATAAATGATCTTAAAATAGCTTTATGTGTTGCTTTCATGACAAGCCTATAGTAATTTCCATAAAACGTGGTGAGGGAACCAGCTGTCTGAATGAATACTTACTGCGCTAAATAATGTTTCCATTGCAGAACCTAACATTAATCCCGATCATAAAATGTCTGTGGCGCAGAGGCACAAAGGCACAATCCAAATAAATAAATCAGCACTGTTGATAATGACTTTATTATGATTCAGAACATTTCAGCATGATAAAATTTAGTTTTCAACAAGGAATTAGAAATCTCTCATGCGCCTGAAAGATCCGATAGTTGAGTTGTAGCCGCCCCAGTCACTGTATCTCCTGTATTCACCGGGTTTCAAGAAGTACTGTCGACCTCTGTAGTTGGGATGTTCATAGAAGGTCCAGTAACCATCCATCACTTGGCAGGAGTGGATGTCACGGTAATGGAAACGATCTTGGACAGATGGACAGTCATCCATGAATTCCATCATCTGTCCTCCAAAGTCAGGCCTCTCATAAATCTTCATTCTGTAGTTTCCACCTTGGTACTGTATTAAATAACATATAACATTCATGATGCAACAGCATGTATGTTTGCGGTAGAGTTATTTAGAACAAGTAAGATGAAATATATTACCAAAGGTAAAAGTTAAAAGCGACTCAGGAATCGATTACTGACCATTCACTAAATGCATCCAATTGCAATGAATCCATTAGAAACAATGCTGAAAACTTATAAAACTGAAGCACAAGATATTTGAGTATAATGTGGATAATGTTGTGTTATTTTATCTGTGTACAGCGCCTGACACCTAGGcttattctggccttgggtctgtacggagtttgcacttccccttgtctgtgtgggtttcttccaggtgctccgatttcctctcacagtccaaagatgtacaagttacgtGGATTGGCTATGGCTTTGTGTCGAAAGTTGTGCtgcttaggtggggttattgggatagggcagggtagggcgctctatcagagggttggtgcagcctcgatgcaccaaataacctccttctgcactgtcggggttctaTGGTTCAACACACACATGCTGTGCCACCATTTCAGTTATTGTCCTTTCTGTTGGTGCTAAGGCTTTACCACAGTACTGTCTCTGCCAGCGCTATCATATTAATTACATAGAGCCCAGGTCAAATCCACCACAAGGCACATGAGTGCAAAGAATGATTCTGCAGCATTGGCACCTTACTTTTACTGCGTATTGAATGCACATTTGCAAATAATTTGAAAAATGTCAATACAATACTGACGTGTTTTTTTTTTTCGCTCTATATTCCCAATCCTGGCTCTTTCTTGTATTTCAGTTTTTTCCAACATTTGCAGCAACACAAAACACATAACTAAATTATGGGTTTGTTGCTAATGACAGGAAAAGGGAACGAAAATAATGACCATTCAATTAATATAAAGGATTATAACAAAATTGATGAAGGGGCTGGGAATAAATTGCTTATAATAGCACAAAATTACTGATCAGTTATAATATATGTCACATCAGAAAATAATTTGAAATTAATAATTGATAGGTAGTTAGAACATACGTGAGGAAAAGTACGACATGACTTGACACAGTCATTGAATCCCATCCAGCGCTGGTAGTCAGGATATTCTCCCCTGGTCAGAACATACTGGTATCCCATGTAATTGGGTCTCTCATAGACCACCCACCAATCGCTCTCAACACGGATGGAGTTACAGCGGCTGAAGTAAGGGGACAGGTCAGCACAGTCACTGCTGCACTCATAGTGCCGACCCTGGAAGTTCCTATCCTCGTAAAAGATAATCTGTGGGCAAAGGAAAAGATACAATCAAATCAATAATTTCCTAAATTTGATG
This genomic window from Scyliorhinus torazame isolate Kashiwa2021f chromosome 2, sScyTor2.1, whole genome shotgun sequence contains:
- the LOC140393378 gene encoding gamma-crystallin S-1-like encodes the protein MGKIIFYEDRNFQGRHYECSSDCADLSPYFSRCNSIRVESDWWVVYERPNYMGYQYVLTRGEYPDYQRWMGFNDCVKSCRTFPHYQGGNYRMKIYERPDFGGQMMEFMDDCPSVQDRFHYRDIHSCQVMDGYWTFYEHPNYRGRQYFLKPGEYRRYSDWGGYNSTIGSFRRMRDF